A genomic stretch from Roseiconus lacunae includes:
- a CDS encoding sulfatase, with the protein MVLFLLFGCVTVSCDAGAAKPNVLMIAVDDLACTLGCYGDPLAKTPHLDRLAASGVCFLNAYNQLPLCNPTRASLMTGRRPDQIGVYDLDRHFRDQLPDVVTIPQAFQNAGYWAGRVGKIYHYNVPASIGTDGFDDPPSWNQTVNPIGRDKADEHLITNAEPQRKISAALSWLAADGQDEEQTDGMVTTEAIKLMRQRRDQPFFLAVGFFRPHTPYVAPKKYFDLYPLETIRLPYSPPNDRDDIPVAAFAHNCPIPNYGLDPLTLRQATQAYYACVSFVDAQVGRLLAALEENGLRDNTIVVFWSDHGYHLGEHNGVWQKRTLFEQCARSPMIISVPGAEGNGQACRRVVEYVDLFPTLTSAANVAAPNELAGNDLAPLLHDPLATWDEDAVTQILRPADDRLADPVMGCSIRTQRYRYTEWAEGTAGVELYDHHADPMEFDNLAIDPDQSLQRVMTDLSRRLSKKASGKRTTVPVNPARL; encoded by the coding sequence TTGGTACTGTTTCTCTTGTTCGGCTGCGTCACCGTTTCGTGTGATGCAGGTGCCGCGAAACCGAATGTGTTGATGATCGCCGTTGATGATTTGGCATGCACACTCGGCTGCTACGGGGACCCGCTCGCGAAAACACCACATCTTGATCGCCTGGCCGCGTCAGGTGTTTGTTTTTTAAACGCCTACAACCAATTACCACTGTGTAATCCGACGCGTGCGTCTTTGATGACCGGCCGCCGACCGGATCAAATCGGCGTCTATGATCTGGACCGTCACTTTCGTGACCAATTGCCTGATGTCGTGACCATTCCGCAGGCGTTTCAGAATGCCGGTTATTGGGCCGGACGAGTCGGCAAGATCTATCACTACAACGTCCCCGCATCGATCGGAACCGATGGCTTTGATGATCCGCCGTCGTGGAACCAAACCGTCAATCCGATCGGCCGTGACAAAGCGGACGAGCACTTGATCACCAACGCCGAGCCTCAGCGCAAGATCAGCGCGGCGCTGTCTTGGTTGGCCGCCGATGGACAAGACGAGGAACAAACCGATGGCATGGTCACAACCGAAGCGATCAAGCTGATGCGGCAACGGCGTGACCAACCGTTTTTTCTAGCCGTCGGATTCTTTCGACCCCATACACCGTATGTCGCGCCGAAGAAGTATTTCGATCTGTACCCGCTGGAGACCATTCGGCTGCCCTACTCACCGCCGAATGACCGCGATGATATTCCCGTCGCCGCGTTCGCCCACAACTGTCCCATTCCGAATTATGGATTGGATCCGCTGACGTTACGCCAAGCAACGCAGGCTTACTATGCATGTGTGTCGTTCGTTGACGCTCAAGTCGGTCGGCTGCTTGCGGCACTTGAAGAAAACGGACTGCGTGACAACACAATCGTGGTATTCTGGAGCGATCACGGCTATCACCTTGGCGAACATAACGGTGTTTGGCAAAAGCGGACCCTCTTCGAACAATGCGCCCGATCTCCGATGATCATCTCCGTGCCTGGAGCCGAGGGGAACGGACAGGCATGTCGCCGTGTGGTTGAATACGTTGATCTGTTCCCGACGCTCACCTCGGCGGCAAACGTTGCGGCACCGAATGAGCTGGCAGGGAATGACCTCGCGCCGCTGCTACATGATCCGCTCGCGACCTGGGATGAGGACGCAGTCACTCAAATACTTCGTCCGGCGGATGATCGCTTAGCAGACCCCGTAATGGGTTGTAGTATCCGAACTCAGCGATACCGATACACCGAATGGGCCGAGGGAACTGCCGGCGTCGAACTTTACGACCATCACGCCGATCCGATGGAGTTCGATAACCTGGCAATCGATCCGGATCAATCGCTTCAACGTGTGATGACAGATCTTTCACGGCGACTGAGCAAGAAGGCCAGTGGTAAAAGAACAACCGTCCCGGTGAACCCGGCACGGTTGTAG
- a CDS encoding DUF11 domain-containing protein, translated as MKRISAFHRCVTKFVAPIAIGLGAISVGCQTSSQSANLRLPGTPVASDSLAQAMDQPGGRKPVGALATAISPPPPQSTNVTSSYVGDEPIAQVGFVDRLHQRIACNAANGGQACGSCQTCVPTYDAAMLQRRGIDPQEWLCNGGDQPPAAALLASDRVAGAEPQDAIVHYTTEAGDIKIAASNPVCLYSPRFGAVRQVYSAVAGEKSIGLGKTYLPVGPGGVGLSQPSLAINDVDELSHANVSKRVDAMRDRNRGVPVENIVGPVFFEDVWQVLAALDRQALIQLNESQIAILQRGAVAAQSWMIRDAVEVMIESMAPPTLIRDAAVEGFVEYDFPDAGRLQVVKVADRDHAVQGEEVNFAIHLRNVGDSPVDHIELVDNLVARLEYVADSQKSDRPAEFSKALNDVGSETLTWTLRDALPVGETITIEFTCKVR; from the coding sequence ATGAAACGCATCTCCGCATTCCATCGCTGCGTGACCAAGTTTGTTGCTCCCATCGCGATCGGATTGGGGGCCATCAGCGTCGGTTGCCAAACCTCATCGCAGTCCGCGAATCTTCGCCTACCGGGCACACCGGTCGCTTCCGATTCGTTGGCCCAAGCCATGGATCAACCGGGCGGTCGAAAGCCTGTCGGGGCCCTGGCGACTGCAATCAGTCCCCCGCCGCCGCAGAGCACTAACGTCACGTCAAGCTACGTCGGTGATGAACCGATCGCCCAAGTCGGCTTTGTCGATCGATTGCACCAACGGATCGCTTGTAATGCGGCGAACGGCGGCCAAGCGTGTGGTAGTTGCCAAACATGCGTCCCGACGTACGACGCGGCCATGTTGCAGCGGCGTGGCATCGACCCTCAAGAATGGCTGTGTAATGGTGGCGACCAGCCTCCTGCCGCGGCGTTGTTAGCCAGTGATCGCGTTGCCGGCGCGGAGCCACAAGATGCGATCGTGCACTACACCACCGAGGCAGGCGACATCAAAATTGCCGCCAGCAATCCGGTGTGCTTGTACTCGCCTCGCTTCGGTGCCGTCCGGCAAGTCTACTCCGCCGTCGCCGGCGAAAAATCGATCGGACTTGGCAAAACCTACCTGCCGGTCGGACCTGGTGGTGTCGGCCTTTCACAACCAAGCCTGGCAATCAACGACGTCGACGAACTTTCACATGCCAACGTCAGCAAACGAGTCGACGCGATGCGTGACCGAAATCGCGGCGTACCGGTGGAGAACATTGTCGGCCCTGTCTTCTTCGAAGATGTCTGGCAAGTCCTAGCCGCACTCGACCGACAAGCATTAATTCAACTGAACGAATCACAAATCGCCATCCTACAACGTGGTGCCGTCGCGGCTCAGTCATGGATGATTCGCGATGCAGTCGAAGTCATGATCGAATCGATGGCCCCACCGACGCTGATCCGCGATGCCGCCGTCGAAGGGTTCGTCGAATACGACTTCCCCGATGCGGGACGTCTTCAAGTCGTCAAGGTTGCCGACCGCGATCATGCGGTTCAAGGCGAAGAAGTGAACTTTGCGATCCATCTTCGCAACGTCGGTGACTCGCCCGTTGATCATATCGAACTGGTCGATAACCTCGTCGCTCGTTTGGAGTACGTTGCCGATTCTCAGAAGAGCGATCGTCCTGCCGAGTTCTCGAAGGCACTCAACGATGTCGGGTCTGAAACACTGACCTGGACACTGCGTGACGCCCTGCCGGTGGGTGAAACCATCACGATCGAGTTCACGTGTAAGGTTCGATAG
- a CDS encoding anti-sigma factor family protein, translating to MALPNDLLDELLSAYLDGAASSDECARAEQLIADDQAVAERYQSLVDQRDRLRELASQRRQTPYRLPNNFAETVVASAIDRVKSEGGDENHPLLIAERNSDITPANRAHAKGIQPVLAAVFVALAASLLFVFFAPKRPDVHNAEQIAQSQPEVTATPDESAIASNDTVGHTAAAGGDVSPDGATFETMEPGRQSDSGESETAEPAIEGVAADRGNSMIESPRGTEPEPQIASSADGESVAKDDRKPTDVRTVPAETPTAVAPLNMLMVVKVELTDAGRSENAFDEATSTLRFELTEERPVNAALAAAVEADSARGESEAGELSQDGRVLLLESPAKKLDRLINTLASDRGRIDSVSFSLLSASHDAPILKAVNAARLPDPTRIQHEGRGIPLVGADSAENQFAAWQNQLADRQFAPITPATASMVSAMGTGQPMQLRMSANAGMPNTMRSGNRNPVDGRPANGGSADSGSLSEGLDQMANVLFLIR from the coding sequence ACAGTTGATCGCCGATGATCAGGCGGTCGCCGAACGGTATCAATCGCTGGTTGATCAGCGTGATCGATTGCGCGAACTGGCGTCGCAGCGGCGTCAGACGCCCTACCGACTGCCAAATAACTTCGCCGAAACCGTCGTCGCCTCCGCGATCGATCGGGTCAAATCGGAAGGTGGTGACGAAAATCATCCGCTCTTGATCGCCGAGCGAAACTCGGACATCACCCCAGCGAATCGCGCTCACGCGAAGGGCATTCAACCGGTCCTTGCCGCCGTCTTCGTCGCATTGGCCGCCTCGCTGTTGTTCGTCTTCTTCGCACCGAAACGACCCGATGTCCACAACGCCGAACAGATCGCTCAGTCTCAACCAGAGGTGACCGCGACGCCGGATGAGTCAGCAATTGCTAGCAACGATACCGTTGGTCACACAGCGGCCGCTGGCGGTGATGTGTCGCCGGATGGGGCTACTTTCGAGACGATGGAGCCCGGCCGACAAAGTGATTCCGGCGAGAGTGAAACGGCGGAGCCGGCGATTGAAGGCGTCGCCGCCGATCGAGGCAACTCGATGATCGAATCGCCTCGAGGGACCGAGCCGGAACCGCAGATCGCGTCCTCCGCCGACGGCGAATCGGTCGCGAAGGACGATCGAAAGCCGACCGACGTTCGAACTGTTCCTGCCGAGACACCCACGGCCGTCGCCCCGCTGAACATGTTGATGGTTGTTAAAGTCGAACTGACCGACGCGGGGAGATCCGAAAATGCATTCGATGAAGCGACATCGACGTTGAGGTTCGAGTTGACCGAAGAACGGCCCGTCAACGCTGCCCTTGCCGCCGCAGTCGAGGCGGACTCGGCGAGAGGCGAAAGTGAGGCGGGCGAGCTTTCCCAGGACGGGCGTGTTTTGCTGCTCGAATCGCCTGCGAAAAAACTGGACCGCCTGATCAACACCCTCGCAAGCGATCGGGGGCGGATCGATTCGGTCTCGTTCAGCTTGCTATCGGCAAGTCATGACGCGCCGATTTTGAAAGCGGTCAATGCCGCCCGGCTCCCCGACCCAACGCGGATCCAACACGAAGGTCGCGGTATTCCACTCGTTGGGGCTGATTCGGCAGAGAACCAGTTTGCCGCATGGCAGAACCAGTTGGCCGATCGTCAGTTCGCACCGATTACGCCGGCGACCGCTTCGATGGTTTCGGCGATGGGGACTGGCCAACCGATGCAGCTCAGGATGTCCGCCAACGCTGGGATGCCGAATACCATGCGGTCTGGCAATCGCAATCCCGTCGACGGTCGCCCTGCCAATGGCGGTTCGGCCGACAGTGGCAGCCTTAGCGAGGGGCTCGATCAGATGGCCAACGTGTTGTTCTTGATCCGCTAA
- a CDS encoding DegT/DnrJ/EryC1/StrS family aminotransferase — translation MTGSTQVPLLDINRDNEPHRDEFVEALTAVVDSGRFLFGPDVVELEKEVASHSQAEHAVGCASGSDALLLSLMALDIGPGDEVIVPSFTFFASVSCITRLGATPVFVDICPDTFNVDPECVADAITDNTRAIIPVHLFGQCAQIDRICQIATEHDIPVIEDAAQAIGAAYHSRPAGSWGLAGCFSFYPTKNLGGMGDGGMLTSNDATFADRLRLLAGHGMRPRYYHQAVGINSRLDTFQAAVLRIKLRHLDDAVESRQQIAARYMNLLCDAGLVGPDQIVLPSVDPNAFHVWNQFGIRVAGGRRDSLRGHLGERGIGSEIYYPVPVHRQECYTHLKVDSASLPETERACAEVLNLPIFPTLTEAEQDRVVEGIAAYYQAGAKIAA, via the coding sequence ATGACTGGCTCGACCCAAGTGCCGCTATTGGATATCAACCGCGATAACGAACCGCATCGCGACGAATTTGTTGAAGCACTGACCGCTGTGGTTGACAGTGGCCGATTTCTATTCGGTCCGGATGTCGTTGAACTTGAAAAAGAAGTCGCTTCGCATAGCCAAGCCGAACATGCGGTCGGGTGTGCTTCGGGAAGTGACGCGCTGCTGCTGTCGCTGATGGCACTGGACATCGGCCCGGGAGACGAGGTCATCGTTCCCAGCTTTACATTCTTTGCCTCGGTAAGCTGCATCACACGACTGGGGGCGACCCCGGTGTTTGTCGATATCTGCCCCGATACCTTTAATGTCGATCCCGAGTGCGTTGCCGATGCGATCACCGATAACACACGCGCGATCATTCCAGTTCATTTGTTTGGTCAATGTGCCCAGATCGATCGCATATGCCAAATTGCGACCGAGCATGACATTCCGGTAATCGAAGATGCGGCACAAGCGATCGGCGCGGCCTATCACTCGCGTCCCGCCGGCAGCTGGGGATTGGCGGGTTGTTTCAGTTTTTATCCGACCAAGAATCTTGGCGGGATGGGGGACGGCGGCATGCTGACCAGCAACGACGCGACCTTTGCCGATCGCCTGCGATTATTGGCCGGCCATGGCATGCGTCCGCGGTACTATCATCAGGCCGTTGGAATCAACAGCCGCCTGGATACGTTTCAAGCGGCGGTCTTGCGGATCAAGCTTCGGCATTTAGACGATGCCGTGGAGTCTCGCCAACAGATCGCAGCCCGATACATGAACCTGCTTTGCGATGCCGGTCTCGTTGGACCCGATCAAATCGTATTGCCGTCGGTAGATCCGAACGCATTTCACGTTTGGAATCAATTCGGCATCCGCGTCGCCGGCGGCCGACGAGACTCCCTCCGCGGCCACCTTGGTGAGCGCGGCATCGGTAGCGAAATCTATTATCCAGTGCCGGTTCACCGTCAAGAATGCTACACGCACCTCAAGGTTGATTCCGCATCGCTTCCGGAAACCGAGCGAGCTTGTGCGGAAGTTTTGAACCTGCCGATCTTCCCAACCTTGACCGAAGCCGAGCAGGATCGCGTGGTCGAAGGCATCGCGGCGTATTACCAAGCTGGTGCGAAGATCGCTGCGTAA